A region of Bacillus cabrialesii DNA encodes the following proteins:
- a CDS encoding WXG100 family type VII secretion target: protein MAGLIRVTPEELRAMAKQYGVESQEVLNQVDRLNRMISDLKSMWEGASSEAFADQYEQLKPSFIKMSDLLQDVNQQLDQTANTLESTDQDIANQIRG from the coding sequence ATGGCAGGATTAATTCGTGTCACACCCGAAGAGCTAAGAGCGATGGCGAAGCAATACGGCGTCGAAAGCCAAGAAGTATTAAATCAGGTTGATCGTTTAAACCGAATGATCTCTGATTTGAAAAGCATGTGGGAAGGTGCTTCTAGCGAAGCGTTCGCAGATCAATACGAGCAGCTCAAACCTTCATTTATCAAAATGTCAGATTTGCTTCAAGATGTGAATCAGCAGCTTGATCAAACAGCAAATACACTTGAGTCTACTGACCAAGACATCGCAAATCAAATCCGCGGATAA
- a CDS encoding YukJ family protein yields MAVQQYGVLKGIVLDMKRETDDDSPHFQVKVLGEENTYYRCAINVMSSSEESEVLYLADDQFDSSSITILPNMPYGYTKINEANREVALDYVRGNLFDPGKMKPLPHEITGPDNDLNDFIETYMKKAKEEKAPVYIFGSKFGPEQAADKIFGFTPTNGMHNIHMNQGNAMDTRWKKDNGSWHDGGILIQFGDQWAAVFLAFLSQSWCTDENGNPVRDCDHTQTSA; encoded by the coding sequence ATGGCTGTTCAGCAATATGGGGTGTTAAAAGGCATTGTCTTAGACATGAAGCGTGAAACCGATGATGACAGTCCTCATTTCCAAGTCAAAGTGCTCGGTGAAGAGAATACGTATTACAGGTGCGCCATCAATGTGATGTCCAGTTCTGAGGAATCTGAAGTATTGTATTTGGCTGACGATCAGTTTGATTCAAGCTCGATTACCATTCTTCCGAACATGCCGTATGGATATACAAAGATCAATGAGGCAAACCGTGAAGTGGCGCTGGATTATGTGCGGGGCAATTTGTTTGACCCGGGGAAAATGAAGCCTTTGCCTCATGAAATCACCGGCCCTGATAATGATTTAAATGATTTTATTGAAACGTATATGAAGAAAGCGAAAGAAGAGAAAGCACCGGTTTATATATTCGGCTCAAAATTTGGGCCGGAACAGGCTGCTGATAAAATATTCGGTTTTACTCCGACCAACGGCATGCACAACATCCATATGAATCAAGGAAACGCAATGGATACCCGCTGGAAAAAAGACAACGGCTCGTGGCATGACGGAGGCATTCTGATTCAATTTGGCGATCAGTGGGCAGCTGTGTTTTTAGCGTTTTTATCCCAATCGTGGTGTACGGATGAAAACGGAAACCCGGTCAGAGATTGTGATCATACCCAAACGTCTGCGTAA
- the ald gene encoding alanine dehydrogenase: MIIGVPKEIKNNENRVALTPGGVSQLISNGHRVLVETGAGLGSGFENEAYVSAGAEIIADPKQVWDAEMVMKVKEPLPKEYVYFRKGLVLFTYLHLAAEPQLAQALKDKGVTAIAYETVSDGRTLPLLTPMSEVAGRMAAQIGAQFLEKPKGGKGILLAGVPGVSRGKVTIIGGGVVGTNAAKMAVGLGADVTIIDLNADRLRQLDDIFGHQIKTLISNPVNIADAVAEADLLICAVLIPGAKAPTLVTEEMVKQMNPGSVIVDVAIDQGGIVETVDHITTHDQPTYEKHGVVHYAVANMPGAVPRTSTIALTNVTVPYALQIANKGAAKALTDNAALRAGLNTANGHVTYEAVAKDLGYEYVPAEKALQDESSVAGA; the protein is encoded by the coding sequence ATGATCATAGGGGTTCCAAAAGAGATAAAAAACAATGAAAACCGCGTCGCACTAACACCCGGAGGCGTTTCTCAGCTCATTTCAAACGGCCACCGAGTGCTGGTTGAAACAGGCGCGGGCCTTGGAAGCGGATTTGAAAATGAAGCCTATGTGTCAGCAGGAGCGGAAATCATTGCTGATCCGAAACAGGTATGGGACGCCGAAATGGTCATGAAGGTAAAAGAACCGCTGCCGAAAGAATATGTCTACTTCCGCAAAGGACTTGTGCTGTTTACGTACCTCCATTTAGCGGCTGAGCCTCAGCTTGCACAAGCGTTGAAGGATAAAGGGGTCACGGCCATCGCCTATGAAACGGTTAGCGACGGCCGGACATTGCCGCTTCTGACGCCAATGTCAGAGGTTGCAGGCCGAATGGCAGCACAAATCGGAGCCCAATTCTTAGAGAAGCCTAAAGGCGGAAAAGGCATTCTGCTTGCCGGAGTGCCAGGCGTTTCCCGCGGAAAAGTAACGATTATCGGAGGAGGCGTTGTCGGCACAAACGCGGCGAAAATGGCTGTCGGCCTCGGTGCGGACGTGACCATCATCGACTTAAACGCAGACCGCCTGCGCCAGCTTGACGACATTTTCGGCCATCAGATTAAAACGTTAATTTCTAATCCGGTCAATATTGCAGATGCTGTGGCAGAAGCGGATCTTCTCATTTGCGCGGTCTTGATTCCGGGAGCTAAAGCTCCGACTCTTGTCACAGAGGAAATGGTAAAACAAATGAACCCTGGTTCAGTAATTGTCGATGTGGCGATCGACCAGGGCGGCATCGTGGAAACTGTCGACCATATTACTACACATGATCAGCCGACGTATGAAAAACACGGCGTTGTCCATTACGCTGTGGCGAACATGCCGGGCGCTGTCCCTCGTACATCAACAATCGCCCTGACTAATGTTACTGTTCCATACGCGCTGCAAATCGCTAACAAAGGGGCTGCAAAAGCGCTCACAGACAATGCGGCACTGAGAGCCGGCTTAAACACAGCAAACGGACACGTGACCTATGAGGCTGTGGCAAAGGATTTAGGATATGAGTATGTTCCTGCCGAAAAAGCTTTACAGGATGAGTCGTCTGTGGCGGGTGCTTAA
- a CDS encoding MbtH family protein, with translation MANPFENADGTYLVLVNEEGQYSLWPGFIDVPSGWTVVHEQKGREACLDYIQSHWSDMRPNSLKPVENV, from the coding sequence ATGGCAAATCCTTTTGAAAATGCGGATGGCACATATTTGGTGCTGGTCAATGAAGAGGGCCAGTATTCCCTATGGCCCGGATTTATAGATGTACCGAGCGGCTGGACAGTCGTTCATGAGCAAAAAGGGCGTGAAGCTTGTCTGGACTATATCCAATCGCATTGGAGCGATATGAGGCCAAACAGCCTAAAGCCTGTTGAAAATGTATGA
- the essB gene encoding type VII secretion protein EssB, with product MSDKQKSYLENQLEAVAEKTDAGYTFTFQREKIKLLDGLEANVIKDVNPFIHKEIDVTDDEVIITIQPPPSFKAFRFMKAKDKKSKWQFAYQLVQAVQQHNLSRLNLIVAPENIVFDKGLTPYFLHYGVKESIPPYEHDEERVWRELKATAALAVDGAFSFEDYLKFNETLTFSAEAKAILDAASYDDLLELIQTHIDELEAKAKTYIHIPRKKWNIQRYIGLGLIVLLVPTLIYSMYALFFAQPKHQAIVDSNRAFLNKQYSEVISTLSKYDAESLPESVQYQLATSYVEVESIDSNEKKKVENNLVTLQSDPQHFLYWIDIGRGNNKEAISIGRKLEYNPYIGLGLIRYKAEILADESMKDDEKQKELDSVQSEIEQIRKQIKEQKEEELSDTSGTDATSQTAEEQTDEEKQQAEEKAAEEKAAAEEKAKKEEQKKKEEQEKKETEKKDEKKDDK from the coding sequence ATGTCGGATAAACAAAAATCATATTTAGAAAATCAATTAGAAGCCGTTGCTGAGAAAACAGATGCCGGCTATACATTTACCTTTCAGCGGGAAAAAATAAAGCTTCTGGACGGTCTCGAAGCCAACGTGATCAAAGATGTAAATCCATTTATTCATAAAGAGATCGATGTGACGGATGATGAAGTGATCATCACAATCCAACCTCCTCCCTCCTTTAAAGCATTCCGCTTCATGAAAGCTAAAGATAAAAAAAGCAAATGGCAGTTTGCCTATCAGCTTGTCCAAGCTGTACAGCAGCACAATTTGTCGAGGCTGAATTTGATTGTCGCTCCTGAAAACATTGTATTTGATAAAGGCTTAACGCCTTATTTTCTTCATTATGGAGTAAAAGAAAGCATTCCTCCTTACGAGCATGATGAGGAAAGAGTGTGGCGGGAACTGAAAGCGACAGCGGCTTTAGCAGTTGACGGCGCTTTTTCGTTTGAAGACTATCTGAAATTCAATGAAACGCTGACGTTCTCCGCAGAGGCTAAGGCGATATTGGATGCGGCGTCCTATGATGACCTGCTCGAGCTGATTCAAACACATATCGATGAGCTCGAAGCCAAAGCGAAAACATACATACATATCCCGAGAAAGAAGTGGAACATCCAGCGATACATCGGCCTGGGGCTCATTGTTTTGCTTGTGCCTACCCTTATTTATTCGATGTACGCCTTATTTTTCGCGCAGCCAAAGCATCAGGCGATAGTGGACAGCAACCGCGCTTTCCTAAACAAGCAGTACAGTGAAGTCATCAGCACACTGTCCAAGTACGACGCCGAAAGCCTGCCTGAATCGGTGCAGTATCAGCTGGCGACGTCTTATGTTGAGGTTGAAAGTATAGATAGTAATGAAAAGAAAAAAGTAGAAAATAATTTGGTCACACTGCAATCAGATCCGCAGCACTTCCTTTATTGGATAGACATAGGAAGAGGCAACAATAAAGAAGCCATTAGCATTGGAAGAAAGCTTGAATATAATCCGTATATTGGATTGGGTCTGATCAGATATAAGGCTGAGATATTAGCAGATGAAAGTATGAAAGATGATGAAAAGCAAAAAGAATTAGACTCTGTACAGAGCGAGATCGAACAAATAAGAAAACAAATAAAGGAACAAAAAGAAGAAGAGTTATCTGACACATCAGGAACTGATGCAACCAGCCAAACTGCCGAAGAACAAACAGACGAAGAAAAACAGCAAGCTGAAGAGAAAGCGGCAGAAGAAAAAGCCGCAGCCGAGGAAAAAGCGAAAAAAGAAGAACAGAAGAAAAAAGAAGAACAAGAGAAAAAAGAAACAGAAAAGAAAGATGAGAAAAAAGATGACAAATAA
- the yukD gene encoding ESX secretion system protein YukD, producing the protein MYIDITIDLKHYNGNVFDLRLSDYHPVKKVIDIAWQAQSVAIPPREGHWIRVVNKDTVFSGECKLSDCGITNGDRLEIL; encoded by the coding sequence ATGTATATTGATATTACAATAGATTTGAAACATTATAACGGCAATGTCTTTGATCTCAGATTGTCAGATTACCACCCGGTGAAAAAAGTAATTGATATTGCTTGGCAGGCTCAGAGCGTAGCTATACCTCCGCGCGAAGGGCACTGGATCAGAGTGGTTAATAAGGATACGGTGTTTTCCGGAGAATGCAAGCTGTCTGATTGCGGCATTACAAACGGAGACCGGCTTGAGATATTATGA